The Eremothecium gossypii ATCC 10895 chromosome IV, complete sequence genome contains a region encoding:
- a CDS encoding ADL206Wp (Non-syntenic homolog of Saccharomyces cerevisiae YHL003C (LAG1)), with amino-acid sequence MSGQVRQRFAKDQHAGSQIEVEYGSKDAAFEADKSVELEEREELLPIRGQLAVSKVDLYTVYASGALLVALAVGFLRQAAWCDKFLRLQYASVESPGKYDIGIDDAYIVGTFVVVLCLVRSSLLEFVLKPLAHYKFRISSGKIQQRYGEQSWSMLYYTASWVTGFYLYYHSPYFLNCDHIYLNWPHDKMAGVFKVYYLVQIASWLQQIIVLNVEEKRKDYWQMFAHHIITVALTTGSYYYYFNRIGHVILIIMDVVDILLSSAKILKYCGFSVACDYMFVVFLGFWVVLRHGVYNYILHHAWAKSRGLMQNQRCGVHAPGTRCWTPLVIDIFVLLLAGLQLITVIWSFLIVKVFMKVIRGSGAEDVRSDDEE; translated from the coding sequence ATGTCGGGCCAAGTCAGGCAGAGGTTCGCTAAGGACCAGCACGCGGGATCGCAGATCGAGGTCGAGTACGGGAGCAAGGATGCAGCATTCGAGGCGGACAAGTCTGTCGAGCTCGAAGAGCGGGAAGAACTCCTGCCCATCAGAGGGCAGCTGGCCGTGAGCAAGGTCGACTTGTACACGGTCTACGCGTcgggcgcgctgctggtggcACTGGCTGTTGGTTTTCTGCGGCAGGCTGCATGGTGCGACAAGTTTCTGAGGCTCCAGTACGCGAGCGTGGAGTCGCCGGGGAAGTACGACATAGGGATAGACGATGCCTACATCGTCGGCACGTTCGTGGTCGTGCTGTGCCTGGTCCGCTCGAGCCTGCTGGAGTTTGTGCTCAAGCCGCTCGCGCACTACAAGTTCCGGATCTCGTCGGGTAAGATACAACAGCGATACGGCGAGCAGAGTTGGTCGATGCTGTACTACACCGCGTCGTGGGTGACGGGCTTCTACCTGTACTACCACTCGCCCTACTTCCTGAACTGCGACCACATCTATCTGAACTGGCCGCACGACAAGATGGCCGGCGTCTTCAAGGTGTACTACCTGGTGCAGATCGCATCGTGGCTGCAGCAGATCATCGTGCTCAACGTGGAGGAGAAGCGCAAGGACTACTGGCAGATGTTTGCGCACCACATAATCACGGTCGCGCTGACCACGGGGTCGTACTACTATTACTTCAACCGCATTGGCCATGTGATTCTGATTATCATGGACGTGGTCGATATCTTGCTCTCCAGCGCCAAGATCCTGAAGTACTGTGGCTTCTCTGTTGCCTGTGACTACATGTTTGTCGTTTTCCTGGGCTTCTGGGTCGTGTTGAGGCACGGGGTGTACAATTACATTCTACACCACGCGTGGGCCAAGTCGCGAGGGCTCATGCAGAACCAGCGGTGCGGGGTACACGCCCCTGgcacgcgctgctggactCCGCTGGTGATCGATATCTTTGTGCTCCTACTGGCAGGGTTGCAACTGATCACAGTGATCTGGTCTTTCCTCATTGTCAAAGTATTTATGAAAGTTATCAGGGGAAGCGGTGCAGAGGATGTGCGCAGTGATGACGAGGAATAG
- the SSN8 gene encoding cyclin-dependent protein serine/threonine kinase regulator SSN8 (Syntenic homolog of Saccharomyces cerevisiae YNL025C (SSN8)): MPPIVDRVAAMPMICDTRPGVGETASRNMSASYWDSSQRNKWQYSRESLARTRQKLWMLECQLYPQGTNILMEGGGKDAQPVTKNIPITHRDLHYDRDYNLRIYCYFLIMKLGRRLNVRQYALATAHVYLARFCLKASIREVNLYLLVTTCIYLACKVEECPQHIRTLVNEARSLWPEFVPPDPTKVTEFEFYLIEELQSYMIVHYPYRAMEQIAAALRRPPYNLVLSPDDLQNSWSLINDSYITDVHLLYPPHVIAMACLFITVCLRSAAGARDLQETFNRFMADSQVDLHEVMDTIQDFITLYDHWDKYNEPWIKFLLHNLYLRPHAGGTTVSGAAAGSAGPAGSVLTPNGTITGSTS; the protein is encoded by the coding sequence ATGCCCCCCATCGTCGATAGGGTTGCTGCGATGCCTATGATATGTGATACAAGACCGGGGGTAGGTGAGACGGCGAGCCGCAACATGAGTGCGTCGTACTGGGACTCTTCGCAGCGTAACAAGTGGCAGTACAGCCGCGAGTCGCTGGCGCGCACGCGGCAGAAACTGTGGATGCTGGAGTGCCAGCTCTACCCTCAAGGCACCAACATCCTGATGGAGGGCGGCGGCAAAGACGCGCAGCCGGTAACCAAGAACATCCCAATCACGCACCGGGACCTGCACTACGACCGCGACTACAACTTGCGGATCTACTGCTACTTCCTGATCATGAAGCTGGGGCGGCGGTTGAACGTGCGGCAGTACGCGCTGGCGACTGCGCACGTGTACCTGGCGCGGTTCTGCCTCAAGGCGTCGATCCGCGAGGTCAACCTGTACCTGCTGGTGACAACGTGCATCTACCTGGCGTGCAAGGTGGAGGAGTGCCCGCAGCACATCCGCACGCTGGTCAACGAGGCGCGCTCGCTGTGGCCGGAATTCGTGCCGCCGGACCCGACCAAGGTCACGGAGTTCGAGTTCTACTTGATCGAGGAGCTGCAGTCGTACATGATCGTGCACTACCCGTACCGCGCGATGGAGCAGATCGCTGCtgcgctgcggcggccaCCGTACAACCTTGTGCTCTCGCCGGACGACCTGCAGAACAGCTGGTCGCTGATCAATGACTCCTACATCACGGACGTGCATCTGCTCTACCCGCCACACGTCATTGCGATGGCCTGTCTCTTTATAACCGTCTGCCTGCGCAGCGCAGCCGGCGCCCGCGACCTGCAGGAGACATTCAACCGCTTCATGGCTGACTCGCAGGTCGACCTGCACGAAGTCATGGACACAATTCAAGACTTCATAACCCTGTATGACCACTGGGATAAGTACAACGAGCCCTGGATCAAGTTCCTTCTGCACAACCTTTATCTACGCCCTCATGCAGGAGGCACGACCGTGAgcggtgcggcggcgggctcCGCCGGTCCTGCAGGCTCCGTGTTGACGCCAAACGGCACTATTACAGGGTCTACATCCTGA
- the RSM25 gene encoding mitochondrial 37S ribosomal protein mS23 (Syntenic homolog of Saccharomyces cerevisiae YIL093C (RSM25)), with amino-acid sequence MKIQTNAVNVLDRTSFYLQAGLLKKTPAWYNVVARIPPVTKFAREPKLHDPVSGKYKGELDIMTDRLNRNTETYKTRAGSSDRQTAAVHKPSKLRFIEDKLRSLFFQQHPWELSRPKVLVENMGNEQYDWSRMLQLGKPLDGESVVQRTLYLLKSGAHREMLAAYDQARFEFYRLRMQQELEEQIAYEEATMVGAVFKTTAVEHGLQQEQKVLDKWKEDVVAGLQLMSAKKNSTKQSWAEATEEKEEQDSAEPEELKL; translated from the coding sequence ATGAAGATCCAAACGAATGCCGTCAATGTTTTAGATCGCACGTCATTTTACCTACAGGCTGGGCTTTTGAAGAAGACGCCTGCATGGTACAATGTCGTAGCCAGGATCCCACCTGTGACCAAGTTCGCCAGAGAACCGAAGCTGCATGACCCAGTTAGCGGCAAGTACAAGGGCGAGCTGGATATAATGACGGATAGATTAAACAGAAACACAGAGACGTACAAGACACGCGCTGGGAGTTCCGACCGGCAGACGGCCGCGGTGCACAAGCCTTCTAAGCTGCGGTTTATCGAGGACAAGCTGCGGTCGCTGTTTTTCCAGCAGCATCCCTGGGAGCTGTCGCGGCCGAAGGTGCTGGTGGAGAACATGGGAAATGAGCAGTACGACTGGTCGCGGATGTTGCAGCTAGGCAAGCCGCTTGACGGTGAGTCTGTGGTGCAGCGGACGCTGTATCTGCTGAAGTCGGGCGCGCACCGGGAGATGCTGGCGGCATACGACCAGGCGCGGTTTGAGTTCTATCGTCTGAGGatgcagcaggagctggaggagcaAATAGCGTACGAGGAGGCCACGATGGTTGGCGCTGTGTTCAAGACAACCGCTGTGGAGCACGGTCTGCAGCAAGAGCAGAAGGTCCTCGACAAGTGGAAGGAGGACGTGGTTGCGGGGTTGCAGCTGATGTCTGCGAAGAAGAACTCTACAAAGCAGTCGTGGGCCGAAGCCACCGAGGAAAAGGAGGAGCAGGACAGTGCCGAACCCGAGGAGCTCAAGCTGTGA
- the ICE2 gene encoding Ice2p (Syntenic homolog of Saccharomyces cerevisiae YIL090W (ICE2)): MVPKGLLRSLRFALASFYLFLVLITVPISFQIGGLYCGLSFTVTLFILYFVTTTLKITAATRGDEWKHIASTLYYLQHFLMPSILFLFLSGFNNDQLQKKLVGSDPKGARGGFIFDGNMNESLLQLLGRSRDDRATMAYLHYYRYVVRPWQYMLLHATPCFTLTEGFFTVLAIQVIGETGRWLRYKRNSTAWVISSLMVSGVVITTSMYYLYRIYVTPIWPLSVHTATLLGFTLSLVFGLGLYGIISGKGSAIESSLFFAYMVHCIYEISPQLALTAMSEIFQVVHNTWQMQQGTLPKNSLLAYYKNFILNAENLWDVLLKKAFLLHSVELDQAPSSVVVKDALVLVQQQWWNKSQQLWSFTKNFSAGIPRSIHEIFIVTLGLARESINAAVVSNLVFRVIVFYSATRIIPALQRATGGTQSRKLMRIIYWYSPCIVIAMYTHMILRYSGELNNELCIWGCFPWLQSEANRDRWVVDAWGFWNWCNLFFTLLIYAVELIGSR; this comes from the coding sequence ATGGTACCCAAGGGCTTACTACGGAGCTTGCGATTTGCTCTGGCCTCCTTCTATCTGTTTCTGGTTCTCATAACTGTCCCGATTTCATTCCAAATCGGAGGGCTGTACTGTGGCCTCTCCTTCACGGTGACTCTATTCATTTTGTACTTTGTTACGACGACACTGAAGATCACAGCGGCTACGCGGGGCGATGAGTGGAAGCACATAGCGTCCACGCTATACTATTTACAGCACTTTCTGATGCCATCGATCCTGTTCCTGTTTTTGTCGGGGTTCAATAACGACCAATTACAGAAGAAACTGGTGGGCTCTGACCCGAAGGGCGCCCGCGGGGGCTTTATTTTCGATGGCAACATGAACGAatcgctgctgcagctgctggggCGGTCGCGGGACGACAGGGCTACCATGGCATACCTGCACTATTACCGGTACGTTGTGCGCCCATGGCAGTACATGCTGTTGCACGCGACGCCGTGCTTCACGCTTACCGAGGGGTTTTTCACGGTTCTGGCCATCCAGGTCATCGGCGAGACGGGTCGCTGGCTGCGGTACAAGCGGAACAGCACGGCGTGGGTGATATCCAGCCTGATGGTATCGGGCGTGGTGATTACCACGTCGATGTACTACCTCTACAGGATTTACGTGACGCCAATATGGCCGCTCAGCGTGCACACCGCGACATTGCTAGGTTTTACACTGTCACTGGTTTTCGGATTGGGACTCTACGGTATCATTAGCGGCAAAGGCTCTGCCATCGAGAGCTCGCTGTTTTTTGCGTATATGGTCCATTGCATATACGAAATATCCCCGCAGCTAGCGCTTACTGCCATGTCGGAAATATTCCAGGTCGTGCATAATACATGGCAGATGCAGCAGGGGACCTTGCCCAAGAACAGCCTGCTGGCATATTACAAGAATTTCATACTGAATGCAGAGAACCTATGGGATGTGCTGCTCAAGAAGGCGTTCTTGCTACACTCCGTGGAACTGGACCAAGCGCCCAGCTCTGTGGTTGTCAAGGACGCGCTGGTGCTTGTCCAGCAACAGTGGTGGAACAAGAGCCAGCAGCTGTGGTCGTTCACCAAGAACTTCTCCGCTGGCATCCCCCGCTCCATCCACGAGATCTTCATCGTTACCCTGGGACTGGCCCGCGAATCCATCAACGCGGCAGTCGTTTCCAACCTTGTTTTCCGGGTGATTGTGTTCTACTCTGCTACAAGAATCATCCCAGCGCTACAGAGAGCAACCGGCGGGACGCAAAGCAGGAAGCTGATGCGTATCATCTACTGGTACTCGCCGTGCATCGTCATCGCCATGTATACCCACATGATCCTTCGCTACAGCGGAGAGCTGAACAACGAACTGTGCATATGGGGCTGCTTCCCGTGGCTCCAATCAGAAGCCAACCGTGATAGATGGGTCGTCGACGCGTGGGGCTTCTGGAACTGGTGCAACCTGTTCTTCACGCTGCTAATATACGCCGTAGAGCTCATCGGCAGCAGGTGA
- the UTP25 gene encoding rRNA-binding ribosome biosynthesis protein UTP25 (Syntenic homolog of Saccharomyces cerevisiae YIL091C (UTP25)) translates to MGITDSHGIMDGKRGRKQLRNITRIGRAIHVQEDEAKSREEHTVEEAQAGEQTSNRKRGNHPAEDDGGARESQSYGALLTLLSAEHGKQRKKRLRKAEAEAAEAAEAGEDPEEAITAALENSAQDAEDAEDAFDDSGESDEEQDHFDVHFNRVSAADVAQLDAAFKNGRAQYRVQKEARGEEEILYSKPVASSEGTEGPVRVPARSLRGYAIKQRLRMHNGLTADDPEKPLTPQQKVLLDPMFQYQDILYEYEGYDREREYRELYTLHILNHVYKTRDRILKNNQKLQDNPDQELLDQGFTRPKALVVVPTRATAYDVVDLLLQQSGIEQVDKKSKFKDQFYDPSLPPASKPKSFQHVFKGNTNDFFVLGMKFTRKAIRLYSNFYQSDVIVCSPLGLQLIIENTDKKKRQDDFLSSIEVMVLDQLHSIEFQNIAHVSNIFAHINKIPQQQRDADFSRIRMWYIEDQAKLFRQTMVFTRYISPFANALLNRKCANWAGRVKSHRVVSAEKSVIGQLGLKLRQIFQRFEVLGGSTVDEPDFRFKFFTSVVVPGIEKTTGYDSGILLYIPEYTDFIRVRNYLKDKTRILFGDINEYSDQRQLTSNRALFQLGRIKVLLYTERLHHFRRFELKGVKSVILYKPPSNPEFYQELLRYIGKSAFLGVADLNIATVRCLYSKMDSLALERIVGTKRAAVLTHGQNEVYEFK, encoded by the coding sequence ATGGGCATCACGGATTCGCACGGGATAATGGACGGTAAGAGAGGCCGCAAGCAGCTGCGGAACATCACGAGGATTGGGCGTGCAATCCACGTGCAGGAGGATGAGGCGAAATCGCGCGAAGAGCACACGGTAGAGGAGGCACAGGCTGGAGAGCAAACATCGAACCGCAAACGCGGGAACCATCCGGCAGAGGACGACGGCGGAGCGCGCGAGTCGCAGTCATACGGCGCTTTATTGACGCTGTTGAGCGCGGAGCACGGGAAGCAACGCAAGAAGCGCTTGCGCAAAGCGGAAGCAGAGGCAGCAGAGGCAGCAGAGGCAGGGGAAGATCCCGAGGAGGCTATCAccgcggcgctggagaACAGCGCCCAGGACGCGGAGGATGCGGAGGACGCATTCGACGATTCCGGCGAGAGCGACGAGGAACAGGACCATTTTGACGTGCACTTCAACCGCGTGTCGGCGGCGGACGTCGCACAGCTGGACGCCGCATTCAAAAACGGGCGCGCACAGTACCGCGTACAGAAGGAAGCCCGTGGCGAAGAGGAAATTCTTTACTCGAAGCCCGTGGCGTCGAGCGAGGGCACCGAAGGGCCAGTTCGGGTCCCTGCGCGCTCACTGCGTGGATACGCAATTAAACAACGGCTGCGGATGCACAACGGACTGACAGCCGATGACCCCGAGAAGCCGCTGACGCCGCAGCAGAAGGTGTTGCTCGACCCAATGTTCCAGTACCAGGATATACTGTATGAGTACGAGGGCTACGACCGCGAACGCGAGTACCGCGAGCTTTACACCTTGCACATACTCAACCACGTCTACAAAACACGTGATCGCATCTTGAAGAACAACCAAAAACTCCAAGACAACCCCGATCAAGAGCTGCTGGACCAAGGTTTCACGCGCCCGAAGGCGCTGGTAGTCGTGCCCACGCGCGCCACTGCGTACGACGTCGTGGACCTGCTGTTGCAGCAGTCCGGAATTGAGCAGGTTGACAAAAAGTCGAAGTTCAAAGACCAATTCTACGACCCATCGCTGCCGCCAGCCTCTAAACCAAAATCATTCCAGCATGTGTTCAAGGGCAATACCAACGACTTCTTTGTGCTTGGCATGAAGTTCACCCGTAAGGCGATCCGCCTGTACAGCAACTTCTACCAGTCCGACGTCATCGTCTGCTCGCCGCTCGGCCTGCAGCTTATCATCGAAAACACCGATAAGAAGAAGAGGCAAGATGACTTTCTTTCCAGCATTGAAGTTATGGTGCTCGACCAACTCCACTCGATTGAGTTCCAGAACATAGCGCATGTGTCGAACATTTTTGCCCACATCAATAAAATCCCTCAGCAACAACGTGATGCTGACTTCAGCAGGATCCGCATGTGGTACATTGAGGACCAGGCGAAGCTCTTCCGCCAAACCATGGTGTTTACTCGCTACATCTCGCCTTTCGCAAACGCGCTACTCAACCGGAAGTGCGCTAACTGGGCGGGCAGAGTAAAAAGCCACCGCGTGGTCTCCGCTGAAAAGTCTGTCATTGGCCAGTTGGGGCTCAAGCTACGACAGATATTCCAGCGGTTCGAGGTTCTTGGCGGCAGTACGGTAGACGAACCCGACTTTCGGTTCAAGTTCTTCACCAGTGTGGTCGTGCCCGGCATCGAGAAGACCACCGGCTACGACTCAGGCATTCTCCTTTACATCCCCGAATACACAGATTTCATCAGGGTCCGCAACTACCTCAAGGACAAGACCCGCATCCTGTTTGGCGACATCAACGAGTACAGCGACCAGCGGCAACTCACGTCCAACCGTGCGCTCTTCCAGCTCGGCCGCATCAAGGTCCTGCTGTACACCGAGCGTCTGCATCACTTCAGGCGATTCGAACTCAAGGGTGTCAAGAGCGTCATTCTCTACAAGCCACCTTCTAACCCCGAGTTCTACCAAGAGCTTCTCCGCTATATCGGCAAGAGCGCCTTCCTGGGCGTCGCAGACCTAAACATCGCGACCGTAAGGTGCTTGTACTCGAAAATGGACAGTCTGGCACTGGAGCGCATTGTTGGCACCAagcgcgccgccgtccTGACCCATGGCCAGAACGAAGTCTACGAATTTAAGTAG
- the FAP1 gene encoding Fap1p (Syntenic homolog of Saccharomyces cerevisiae YNL023C (FAP1)) yields the protein MLRDMPLDATAELEGIPYYEQTVLELRDGETYQCLICTVEMDASCPMYACHQCYRVYDYECIRRWALKATSTTVDRTWKCPNCYHVNRKVPPKNRHTCWCGKQVNLDPNYINPNSCGQTCGAPICQHGCSKLCHLGPHEECMVRIDFKCRCGKLTEEIPCYEAKAAKRNFSCDQPCGLPMPCGIHKCERVCHNGPCGPCKEEIAGDIKCYCGLTTRNKMVCSEVSVVARSKVSKYKSWIGAFACDRMREVPYSCGKHSFHEKCIAPPSLPKRTPCPYSPENCTTCPCGKTQLAELGSTRTACTDHISSCGKVCGKQLSCGNHTCPMTCHDGNCMDPCLVITEQKCACEQRRFLVPCQFPHSPSCTAKCESLMSCRRHRCAERCCSGRPHSVKRNSRRRRESPDDESEVEAQHVCLKDCNRVLLCGIHMCNYKCHAGKCPPCLESDSNDLICPCGKTIVPAPVRCGTKLPRCTHPCRNSLLDTWPCGHSPPSHNCHPLDEPCPPCTITVKKTCRCGKNEIRTFCYNDDVSCSRPCKKPLSYCNHFCQVPCHSDGQCQQTCKQACGLPRKACEHVCKAKCHGHTACPESPCTEKKTITCSCGHKSSTKICSEYAGKDDGIGASQHLSCDEDCAKFQRHQQLMRAFGVVEKATSEEDEALLLAQRSQSFDDLHLPFTEYVLSVFTKQSQWCTQIEQYLIKLMDDSSPKALHFKPMRAAQRRFVHELSSSFGLYSESQDPEPKRSVYVKKTGISRVPAIGLSKAAPLYTSFKKLEREFKANSESAVTKKLVSVHIDDSPESQHDAAINAILLSGLTSFASESALRDCFADYFSQTLLNCPQYVVRGTEGYIFPTDYLSLSANAEKDLTKLAGYFRLLFQEQNLWTDISTCKLDSNLNRIGSCESPAADCLGQ from the coding sequence ATGTTACGGGACATGCCCCTGGATGCAACTGCCGAGCTAGAGGGCATTCCATACTATGAGCAGACAGTGCTGGAGCTGCGAGATGGAGAGACATACCAGTGTTTGATCTGCACCGTTGAGATGGACGCCTCTTGTCCGATGTATGCTTGCCACCAATGCTACCGAGTGTATGATTACGAATGCATTAGGCGTTGGGCTCTGAAGGCTACCAGTACGACGGTGGACCGAACGTGGAAGTGCCCGAACTGCTATCACGTTAACAGGAAGGTGCCGCCGAAGAATCGACACACATGCTGGTGTGGTAAGCAGGTGAACCTTGACCCAAACTACATAAATCCGAACTCCTGTGGGCAGACGTGTGGCGCGCCGATATGTCAGCACGGCTGCTCGAAGTTATGCCATCTTGGACCACACGAGGAATGCATGGTCCGGATCGACTTCAAATGTCGGTGCGGGAAGCTTACAGAAGAGATTCCGTGCTACGAAGCCAAGGCTGCGAAGCGCAACTTTTCCTGCGACCAGCCCTGTGGGCTACCGATGCCCTGCGGTATACACAAGTGCGAGCGAGTATGCCACAATGGGCCGTGTGGTCCCTGTAAGGAGGAGATCGCGGGCGATATCAAATGCTATTGTGGGCTAACAACCCGCAATAAGATGGTATGCAGTGAGGTCTCTGTGGTAGCCCGCTCCAAAGTCAGCAAGTATAAGAGTTGGATAGGTGCGTTTGCATGCGATCGGATGCGGGAAGTACCCTACAGCTGCGGAAAGCACAGCTTTCACGAAAAATGCATTGCGCCTCCATCGCTGCCTAAAAGGACTCCATGCCCTTATTCTCCCGAAAACTGTACGACATGTCCCTGTGGAAAGACTCAGTTGGCAGAATTAGGATCTACTCGGACTGCGTGTACGGATCATATATCTTCCTGTGGTAAGGTCTGTGGGAAGCAGCTCTCCTGCGGGAATCACACTTGTCCCATGACCTGCCACGATGGTAACTGCATGGATCCATGCCTCGTTATAACTGAGCAGAAGTGTGCATGCGAACAGAGGCGTTTCCTTGTTCCTTGCCAGTTCCCCCATTCCCCAAGTTGCACTGCAAAATGTGAATCATTGATGTCTTGTCGTCGCCATCGGTGCGCTGAAAGATGCTGTTCCGGTAGACCGCATTCTGTCAAGCGGAACTCTAGGCGGCGCCGTGAGAGTCCAGATGATGAATCTGAAGTTGAGGCCCAGCACGTGTGCTTAAAAGATTGTAATCGGGTGCTGCTTTGTGGTATCCACATGTGCAATTACAAATGCCATGCAGGCAAATGTCCTCCCTGCTTAGAATCAGATTCCAATGACCTTATCTGTCCCTGTGGTAAGACAATCGTACCAGCCCCTGTCCGTTGTGGAACAAAGCTCCCTCGCTGCACTCATCCATGTCGAAACTCGCTGCTGGATACTTGGCCCTGCGGACACAGTCCACCTTCGCATAATTGTCATCCCTTAGATGAACCTTGCCCCCCATGTACCATCACAGTCAAGAAAACTTGTCGCTGCGGTAAAAACGAGATCAGGACATTCTGCTACAATGATGATGTGTCGTGTTCGAGACCGTGTAAGAAGCCATTGTCCTATTGCAATCACTTCTGCCAAGTTCCCTGTCATTCAGATGGCCAATGCCAGCAAACTTGTAAGCAGGCCTGTGGTCTACCACGGAAAGCCTGCGAGCATGTTTGTAAGGCAAAATGCCATGGCCATACGGCATGCCCTGAATCCCCTTGTACAGAGAAGAAGACGATCACCTGTTCATGTGGTCACAAGTCATCAACCAAAATTTGCAGTGAGTATGCTGGGAAGGATGATGGTATCGGAGCATCGCAACACCTGTCCTGCGATGAAGATTGTGCAAAATTCCAACGGCACCAGCAGCTAATGCGAGCCTTCGGGGTGGTCGAGAAGGCGACTTCTGAGGAGGATGAAGCCCTTCTGTTAGCACAGAGATCACAGTCTTTTGACGATCTTCATCTACCGTTTACAGAATATGTGCTCTCAGTATTCACAAAACAGTCGCAGTGGTGCACGCAAATTGAGCAATACCTGATTAAACTGATGGATGACTCCTCTCCCAAGGCCCTGCATTTCAAGCCGATGCGTGCGGCCCAGCGCAGGTTTGTACACGAACTATCTTCGTCCTTTGGCCTCTACTCAGAATCTCAGGACCCGGAACCTAAACGTTCGGTGTATGTGAAGAAGACAGGGATTTCCAGAGTTCCAGCCATCGGTCTATCCAAGGCAGCTCCGCTGTATACATCATTCAAAAAGCTGGAGCGTGAATTTAAAGCCAATTCCGAGTCCGCGGTCACGAAAAAGTTGGTGTCAGTACACATTGATGATTCGCCAGAGTCACAGCATGATGCAGCAATCAACGCCATTCTTCTATCCGGCCTGACATCTTTTGCATCCGAATCTGCATTGCGCGACTGCTTCGCGGACTACTTCAGCCAAACCTTACTAAATTGCCCGCAGTATGTTGTCAGAGGAACAGAGGGTTATATCTTTCCTACAGATTATCTGTCACTATCTGCCAATGCTGAAAAAGATCTCACAAAGCTTGCCGGATACTTCCGCCTGCTCTTCCAGGAACAGAATCTTTGGACAGATATTAGCACCTGCAAATTGGATTCAAACCTGAACAGAATTGGGTCTTGTGAGTCTCCAGCGGCAGACTGTCTCGGACAATGA
- the KSH1 gene encoding Ksh1p (Syntenic homolog of Saccharomyces cerevisiae YNL024C-A (KSH1)) translates to MSALFKFSALLQVILLLICSSTYVHAQWPSLLERYKEHSVLGIFWKFARIGERASPYVSIACIAMAINQINS, encoded by the coding sequence ATGTCCGCATTGTTCAAGTTCAGTGCCCTGCTGCAGGTTATTCTGCTGCTCATATGCTCTAGCACGTATGTGCATGCACAGTGGCCCTCGCTGCTCGAGCGCTATAAGGAGCACAGTGTGCTTGGCATCTTCTGGAAGTTTGCCAGGATAGGTGAGCGCGCTAGCCCGTACGTCTCAATCGCTTGCATCGCCATGGCGATCAATCAGATCAATAGTTGA
- the EFM6 gene encoding putative protein-lysine N-methyltransferase (Syntenic homolog of Saccharomyces cerevisiae YNL024C): MTETFTAVFEDLVEPRPIEHLGQSDLSYQGQLDPPLKIHEDGGESGCGGKVWIAGNLLCEFILEKSKDGRVLSQFPGYERQFKNIIELGSGTGLVGLCVGLHGKYNGATDTNVYITDIEGLCPLMQKNVELNGLDGMVHPRPLFWGEPLSDEFTRQPIDLVLAADCVYLEKAFPLLEKTLLDLTAGESQPLVLMSYKKRRKADKKFFIKIKKEFDIIEIKDFKSYEDYRRQRTYLFQLVRKPARAPHALAP; this comes from the coding sequence ATGACCGAGACCTTTACTGCAGTATTTGAGGATCTAGTGGAGCCTAGGCCCATTGAGCATCTGGGACAGTCTGACCTATCCTACCAAGGACAGCTTGATCCGCCGCTCAAGATCCACGAGGATGGCGGGGAGTCTGGATGCGGAGGGAAAGTGTGGATAGCAGGTAACCTTCTGTGTGAGTTTATACTAGAGAAGAGCAAAGATGGAAGGGTTCTATCTCAGTTTCCTGGGTATGAAAGACAGTTTAAAAACATAATTGAGCTGGGTAGCGGCACCGGTCTCGTTGGCCTGTGTGTAGGGCTCCATGGCAAGTACAATGGCGCTACAGACACCAACGTGTACATTACAGATATCGAAGGTCTATGTCCTTTGATGCAGAAAAATGTCGAGCTGAATGGGTTAGATGGGATGGTACATCCCAGACCGCTCTTCTGGGGGGAGCCCTTGTCAGACGAATTCACCAGGCAGCCGATCGATCTCGTTCTCGCGGCGGACTGCGTCTACTTGGAGAAGGCGTTCCCACTTCTAGAAAAGACTCTGTTGGATCTCACTGCTGGCGAGAGCCAGCCGCTTGTGCTAATGTCCTACAAGAAGCGCCGGAAGGCTGACAAGAAGTTCTTCATCAAAATTAAAAAGGAGTTTGACATTATCGAAATAAAGGATTTCAAAAGCTACGAAGATTATCGGCGCCAGCGGACCTATCTTTTCCAACTGGTGAGAAAGCCTGCTCGTGCGCCACATGCATTGGCACCATAA